Genomic DNA from Halomonas sp. BDJS001:
TGACGACCTGGAGGCTATGCTGGCGCGGGAGGATATCCAAGCCGTTAGCAACGTCACACCAGATGGTGTTCATAAGCGCACGTCACTGGCCGTGATTGCCGCCGGCAAACACATTTTGTGTGAAAAACCGCTGGCGACGAATGCCGACGATGCCCATGCAATGGCCCAGGCGGCCGAGGCTGCCAACGTCATCAATATGGTCAACTTTAGCTATCGTGATGCACCGGCCATTCAGCACGCCCGTGCACTGATTACCGCTGGGGCGATTGGGCAAGTCCGTCACGTGGATGCCAGCTACCGGCAGAGTTGGCTGGTCAGCAATGCCTGGGGACGTTGGGATCAGGATAGCCAGTGGCTTTGGCGGCTCTCTGAAGCCCACGGCAGTAAAGGCGTGCTAGGGGATGTGGGTGTCCATATTGTCGATTTCGCCAGCTTTCCCGTTGGCGATATTACCCGCGTTAACTGCGAACTGACCTGCTTCGAGAAAGCCCCGGATAACCGCATCGGTGACTATCTGCTGGATGCCAACGATACCGCGCTAATGCGGGTAACCTTTGCCAATGGAGCCAAGGGCACCCTTCAAGCTACCCGCTGGGCGACTGGGCACCACAACTCGCTAACCCTGAGCGTACACGGCGATAAGGGCGCTATTCGGGTCGATCTGGATACATCATTAGACGAGGTGCAGGTTTGCCTGGATGACAATGTTCACCCCGCCCGCTGGAGCACGGTCAAGGCTCCGTCCACGCCGAATATCTATCAGCGTTTCATAGAAAGCATCCGCAGTGGTGAAAACGACCAGCCGGACTTTGCCCGCGGCGCGGCGATCCAAACCGTTCTTGATGCCTGTGTTATCTCCAGTCAGGAGGATCGCAGCTTGGCCATTATCCGCTAAAACAATTGATACAACGCTCTAACCACCTACCAATAACAAATAGAGGTGAATTGCCATGTTCCACACCCCACGTAAAGCGCTATGTATGTTAGCGGGCCTGACCTTGCTGCCTTTCGCGCTACCTGCTGATGCCGTCGAGATTACTATTGCCTGTGGTGATGGCGGTGAGGCAGATTTTTGCCCGGAGCTGGCGCAGCGCTGGGCAGAAGCGAACGGTCATCAGGTTAATATTGTAACCACGCCGCCGTCGCCCACTGAAAAGCTCTCGCTGTACCAACAGCTGTTAGGCAGCCACTCGCAAGATGTCGATGTGCTAATGGTTGATATCGTCTGGCCAGGCTTATTAGCCGAGCACTTGGTCGATTTAAATGAGTACCTGCCAGACAGTGCCACCGAAGGATTTATTCCCTCTTTAATGGCGAATAATACCGTGCAGGGAAAATTGGTGGCACTGCCATGGTTTACCGACGCGGGGTTACTTTACTACCGGCACGATTTATTAGACAAATACGACGCCGCAGTGCCGCAAACCTGGCGATCACTGACCGACACCGCACGACAGATTCAAACCGCTGAGCGTGAGGCTGGCAATCAGCGAATGCACGGGTTTGTATTTCAGGGGCGGGCCTATGAAGGCTTGACCACCAATGCTTTAGAGTGGGTAGCGAGCTACGGCGGCGGTACCTTTATCGATGAAAAGGGGCAGGTGACGGTTAATAATGTCAATGCAGTCAACGCATTAACCCTGGCCGCATCGTGGATCGGTGATATTAGCCCCGAAGGCGTGCGTAACTATATGGAAGAGGAAGCCCGAGGCGTCTTCCAGGCAGGAAATGCAGTTTTTATGCGCAACTGGCCTTATGCATGGTCGCTAGGGCAAGCCGATGGCACACCGATTCAGGGCAAGTTTGCGGTGGCGCCGCTACCCAGTGGGCCTGATGGGCAGTCTGTCGCGACGCTTGGTGGCTGGAACTGGGCTGTTTCGCGCTACTCAGAACACCCAGCAATTGCTGCTGATCTAGCCGCCTATTTAAGTGCTGCAGAGCAACAGAAATCCCATGCGATTATGTATGGGCGTAATCCTACTCGGCCTGCCTTGTATGAAGACGACGATGTCTTGGCCGCTCAGCCCTTTATTGGCGAGCTTTATCAGACCGTAATGAATGGCGTGCCGCGCCCGGCCAGCATCACCGGAGATGCCTACCCTCGGGTATCCAATGCTATTTTTAACCGCGTGCACGAAGTCCTTTCTGGTGACGTTGAGCCCAGCCAGGCATTACAGCAGTTGGAAAGCGAGCTTGTCCGTTTAGGGCGTCGTGGCTGGTAGTCTGTCGCAACGCCGGGCGTTTTCGGCACACTGGACGCTTTCCAGGTGAGAGACAGGGCGAGAAACAGTCGGTGAGAGAGAGCAAACAAAGCGCCCAAACGGCCACCATTCGGGAAATTGCCTGTCGGGCCCAGGTATCGATTGCCTCGGTCAGCCGGGCATTGAACGGCAAGCCGGGGCTTAGCGACGCCCTGCGTGAGAAGATTTTGGCGATTAGTCGAGAAGTAGCCTACCAGCCCAGCGCCGCGGCTCGTCAGCTAATAAGCGGTAAAATGGCAGTGGTGGGCATCTCGCTCGGCCGTCAGGATATCGAGCTGCGCCCTTACTATATATTGCTCTACCAGCATCTTACCGTGGCCCTTCATCAGCAGGGTATGGTGCCGGTGTTCTTTAATCACCAGCAAACCGCCGAATTACCCGCACGCGCGGGGGCTGCTATTTTGCTTGGTGAAGCCCCAGACGATGAGCGTCCGGCACTGCTCAAAGCCGCTGCTATTCCTTTTGTGCGCATAGGTGACGCCGGGGAAGGCTTTTCCGTCGCTCCGGACGATCGGCAGGGGCTGTATGAGATGACCCACCACCTCATTACCCAGGGGCGCAGACGGCTTGCCTTTATGGGCGGTGAGTTAGAGGTGCCGCGTCCCCATAGCCGTTTGGAGGGCTACCGGCGGGCGTTGGCAGAGGCTGGGCTTGCCGAACGTTTGATCAGCCTACCGCACCGCTTGGCGTCAGACTCCCTTAACAGCTATCGCTATTTAAATCGCTATTTAGATCAAGAGGGTGCCCAACCACTGCCTTTTGATGCACTGGTGTGCGCCACCGACGAACTAGCGTTGGGTTGTGTGGCCGCGCTGGAAGACCGCGGGATCGAGGTGCCTGTTCAGGTCGCGGTGACAGGCTTTGATGACCTGCCCACCCTTGCTACTGGGCTCACCACTGTACGGCAGGATATTGCCGAGATAGCGGCGACGAGCATGGCACTACTGGCGGAAGCAAGGGCGGGAGAAGCGCCCCGGCACGTATCGTTGCCGGTGGCGCTGGTGGTGCGCGAAACTGGGTAGTTAACGCGGTGGCAGTTGCTCAGGCCCAAAACCGTCGGGTAGCAGGGCTTCCATGGTGTAGGTTTTCAGCAGTTCACCGCTGCCGGAGAGCACCTTGATTTGTGTTTCTGGCGTGGCGAACTCGCGGATGCGCTGGCGGCAGTCGCCACAGGGCGTGCACAGGTGATCGCCCGGGCCCATGACGTAGACGGTGGCCAACTGGCGTTGCCCGGCGGTTACCATGGCGGAAATGGCCGAGGCTTCGGCACACAGGCCTTTGTAGTGGGCCACTTCTACGTTAGTACCCGCAAACTGCTGGCCATCCGGCGTCACCATGACTGATGCCACCGGGTGTGCTGAGTAGGGCACATAGGCGTTAGCCCGGGCGCTGAATAACTGCTCAACAATCTCTGCTGATACTTCATCTGTTTGCTGACTCATCACACCCTCCTTTTAAGCGCGGGCTGCGTCGTCGCGTAACACGGTGTCCAAAGCAATCAACATCATGTCGTCAAAGGTCGTTTGACGGTCAGCGCTTGAGAGCGAATCGCCTTTCAGGATGTGATCCGATACGGTGCAGATGGTCATGGCGCGGGCGCCAAACTCGGCGGCGACGCCGTAAAGGCCAGCAGCTTCCATCTCTACACCCACAATGCCGTAACGCTTAAGCATTTCAGCCATCTCAGTTTGCGGGTTGTAGAACAAGTCTGCCGAGAAGATGTTGCCAACTTTGACTGGCACGTTTTTGGCCTTGGCGGCAGCCACGGCGTGCTGGGTCAGCTCAAAATCCGCAATGGCGGCGAAGTCGTGGTCGTTAAAGCGCATGCGGTTAACTTTTGAATCGGTGCTCGCGCCCATGCCGATCACCACATCACGCACATTGACGTCGTCGCGCACCGCGCCGCAGGAACCCACGCGAATCAGCGATTTAACGCCGTAGTCGGTGATTAGCTCTTTGGCATAGATAGAGACCGACGGAATGCCCATGCCGTGGCCCATTACCGAAATCTCGCGGCCTTGATAGGTGCCGGTATAGCCGAACATATTGCGCACGTCGTTGACCTGGCGAACGTTCTCCAGGTAGGTGTCGGCGATGTACTTGGCGCGCAGCGGGTCGCCGGGCATCAGGACGGTATCGGCGAAATCACCGGGGGCAGCGTTAATATGCGGGGTAGCCATCAAAGTTCTCCTTTAAACAGCGCTAGCCTTTAAGCGGCGTCGGGTAGAAAGCTTTTGCCATCGGCCATGGCCGGTAGCAGGAAAAAGTCGGCCAGGGTTTGGCCAATATCGGCAAAGGTGCCGCGCTCCCCCAGCGGGCCGGGGGTGAAGCCGGGGCCTTGTACCAGAATGGGGATGTACTCGCGGGTGTGCTCGGTGCCGTGCCAGCTTGGGTCACAGCCGTGATCGGCGGTGAGAATCAGCAGGTCATCTTCGTTTAGCGCAGCCAGGAGCTTAGGCAGCTTGGCGTCGAAATCTTCCAGCGCTGCGGCATAGCCCGGCACGTCCCGGCGGTGGCCGTAGACTGAGTCAAAATCGACAAAGTTGGTCATGATCATGGCGCGCTCGCCCTTATTTTTCTTGTCAAAGCCGCGCTGGCTGGTGCGCTCGATCTCGTTGAGGGTGGCGTCCATCAGTGCATCGTGGCCGCTGGCTTTTACCTTGTGTGTAATGCCGCAGTGGGCGTAGATATCGGCAATTTTACCAATCGAGACCACTTCGCCACCGGCATCGGCAAGCTTCTGCAGCACCGTAGGCGAGGGCGGCTCTACGCTGTAGTCGCGACGGTTGCCGGTGCGGGCGAACGTTTTGCTGTCTTCGCCGATAAACGGACGCGCAATGACGCGGCCAATGTTGTAAGGCTCCAGCAGCTCGCGGACGGTTTCGCAAAGCTTATAAAGGCGTTCAAGGCCGAAATGCTCTTCGTGGGCGGCAATCTGAAACACTGAATCTGCCGAGGTGTAAACAATCGGCTTGCCGGTGGCAATGTGCTCTTCACCCAGGCGGGCGATGATCTCGGTGCCCGAGGCATGGCAGTTGCCAATGACCCCAGTGAGGTCGGCTTCTTGCACGATGGCGTCGAGCAGCTCGAGGGGGAAGCTGTCGGTTTTATCCAGAAAGTAGCCCCAGTCAAAGCGTACCGGGACACCGGCAATTTCCCAGTGACCGGAGGGGGTATCTTTACCGCTGGAAATTTCTTTGGCGTGGGCGTAAGCACCTTCCAGACTTTCCGGCAGCGTGACGCCTTCGGCAACGTTGCCCGTGGCATCGCGGTGGGCGTGAAATAGCCCCAGCTTGGCCATGTTGGGCAGCTTGAGTGGGCCTGAACGGTTGGCGGTATCCGCCTCGCCGCGAGCGCAAGCGGCAGCGATATGACCCAGGGTGTCGGAGCCTTCATCACCGAAGGTAGCGGCATCCGGGGCGGCGCCAATGCCAAAGGAGTCAAGTACCAGTACAATCGCGCGGCTCAT
This window encodes:
- a CDS encoding Gfo/Idh/MocA family protein; protein product: MIRLAIIGAGSMAGEHAKHFSRIEGVEVVAVCDMDLVKARDFAGRFGIADAYDDLEAMLAREDIQAVSNVTPDGVHKRTSLAVIAAGKHILCEKPLATNADDAHAMAQAAEAANVINMVNFSYRDAPAIQHARALITAGAIGQVRHVDASYRQSWLVSNAWGRWDQDSQWLWRLSEAHGSKGVLGDVGVHIVDFASFPVGDITRVNCELTCFEKAPDNRIGDYLLDANDTALMRVTFANGAKGTLQATRWATGHHNSLTLSVHGDKGAIRVDLDTSLDEVQVCLDDNVHPARWSTVKAPSTPNIYQRFIESIRSGENDQPDFARGAAIQTVLDACVISSQEDRSLAIIR
- a CDS encoding ABC transporter substrate-binding protein; amino-acid sequence: MLAGLTLLPFALPADAVEITIACGDGGEADFCPELAQRWAEANGHQVNIVTTPPSPTEKLSLYQQLLGSHSQDVDVLMVDIVWPGLLAEHLVDLNEYLPDSATEGFIPSLMANNTVQGKLVALPWFTDAGLLYYRHDLLDKYDAAVPQTWRSLTDTARQIQTAEREAGNQRMHGFVFQGRAYEGLTTNALEWVASYGGGTFIDEKGQVTVNNVNAVNALTLAASWIGDISPEGVRNYMEEEARGVFQAGNAVFMRNWPYAWSLGQADGTPIQGKFAVAPLPSGPDGQSVATLGGWNWAVSRYSEHPAIAADLAAYLSAAEQQKSHAIMYGRNPTRPALYEDDDVLAAQPFIGELYQTVMNGVPRPASITGDAYPRVSNAIFNRVHEVLSGDVEPSQALQQLESELVRLGRRGW
- a CDS encoding LacI family DNA-binding transcriptional regulator is translated as MRESKQSAQTATIREIACRAQVSIASVSRALNGKPGLSDALREKILAISREVAYQPSAAARQLISGKMAVVGISLGRQDIELRPYYILLYQHLTVALHQQGMVPVFFNHQQTAELPARAGAAILLGEAPDDERPALLKAAAIPFVRIGDAGEGFSVAPDDRQGLYEMTHHLITQGRRRLAFMGGELEVPRPHSRLEGYRRALAEAGLAERLISLPHRLASDSLNSYRYLNRYLDQEGAQPLPFDALVCATDELALGCVAALEDRGIEVPVQVAVTGFDDLPTLATGLTTVRQDIAEIAATSMALLAEARAGEAPRHVSLPVALVVRETG
- the cdd gene encoding cytidine deaminase, with translation MSQQTDEVSAEIVEQLFSARANAYVPYSAHPVASVMVTPDGQQFAGTNVEVAHYKGLCAEASAISAMVTAGQRQLATVYVMGPGDHLCTPCGDCRQRIREFATPETQIKVLSGSGELLKTYTMEALLPDGFGPEQLPPR
- the deoD gene encoding purine-nucleoside phosphorylase, with product MATPHINAAPGDFADTVLMPGDPLRAKYIADTYLENVRQVNDVRNMFGYTGTYQGREISVMGHGMGIPSVSIYAKELITDYGVKSLIRVGSCGAVRDDVNVRDVVIGMGASTDSKVNRMRFNDHDFAAIADFELTQHAVAAAKAKNVPVKVGNIFSADLFYNPQTEMAEMLKRYGIVGVEMEAAGLYGVAAEFGARAMTICTVSDHILKGDSLSSADRQTTFDDMMLIALDTVLRDDAARA
- a CDS encoding phosphopentomutase, whose protein sequence is MSRAIVLVLDSFGIGAAPDAATFGDEGSDTLGHIAAACARGEADTANRSGPLKLPNMAKLGLFHAHRDATGNVAEGVTLPESLEGAYAHAKEISSGKDTPSGHWEIAGVPVRFDWGYFLDKTDSFPLELLDAIVQEADLTGVIGNCHASGTEIIARLGEEHIATGKPIVYTSADSVFQIAAHEEHFGLERLYKLCETVRELLEPYNIGRVIARPFIGEDSKTFARTGNRRDYSVEPPSPTVLQKLADAGGEVVSIGKIADIYAHCGITHKVKASGHDALMDATLNEIERTSQRGFDKKNKGERAMIMTNFVDFDSVYGHRRDVPGYAAALEDFDAKLPKLLAALNEDDLLILTADHGCDPSWHGTEHTREYIPILVQGPGFTPGPLGERGTFADIGQTLADFFLLPAMADGKSFLPDAA